The following are encoded together in the Deinococcus malanensis genome:
- the gcvP gene encoding aminomethyl-transferring glycine dehydrogenase, with product MKPLSDLLQTHDFTARHLGPSEAEQAEMLAELGVSSLDELTETTLPEAIQFHGELKAGEGVTEAQALADLKRVAQKNKVFRSYIGMGYHGTHTPPVILRNMLENPGWYTAYTPYQAEISQGRLEMLLNFQQVVMDLTGMPISNASLLDEGTAAAEAMTLAKRQAKSKGNVFFMADDVHPQTVDVVKTRAEYFGFDVVTGDPTAELPEGVFGMLVQYPGTYGDLRDLSPMAERVHAAGGALIVAADLLACALVTPPGEQGADIVVGSAQRLGVPMGFGGPHAAFLACKEAYQRSMPGRVIGVSRDVRGKTALRMAMQTREQHIRREKATSNICTAQALLANMAAAYAVYHGAEGLRTIASRVHRLTGILAKALQNAGLTPGATFFDTLTFEGDSVSIRQRAEAQGINFRYEGNRVSVSLDETVTPADLVDVAQAITGQGVDVLALDAQAVDGVPESLRRTTEFLTHPGFQNHRSEHGMLRYLKMLENRDYSLVHGMIPLGSCTMKLNSTTEMIPVTWPEFGALHPFAPADQTEGYAELLAELEAWLADITGYDAISMQPNSGAQGEYAGLLVIRKYFESRGEHHRNVCLIPASAHGTNPASAAMMGMQVVVVKTDANGNIDFDDLKVQAEKHSENLAALMITYPSTHGVYEDNVMDVCDLIHQHGGQVYLDGANMNAQVGVAKPGLIGSDVSHLNLHKTFAIPHGGGGPGMGPIGVKAHLAPFLPNHVVRDVSGSQTGAVSAAPYGSASILPISYLYIKLLGAHGLRKATQVALLNANYIASRLAGAYPILYKGKGNRVAHECIIDIRPLKQACGVTEEDIAKRLMDYGFHAPTMSFPVPGTLMIEPTESEPKAELDRFVDAMLQIRREIQEVQDGLLKAEDSPLKHAPHTQDDLMAEVWNRAYSRETAAYPSKHQRGWKYWPAVNRVDNVYGDRNFVCSCPPVEDYIGA from the coding sequence ATGAAACCGCTGTCTGACCTGCTTCAAACCCACGACTTCACTGCCCGTCACCTTGGCCCCAGCGAGGCGGAACAGGCAGAGATGCTGGCCGAACTGGGCGTTTCCAGCCTGGACGAGCTGACCGAAACCACCCTGCCTGAAGCCATTCAGTTCCACGGAGAGCTCAAGGCCGGCGAGGGTGTCACCGAGGCCCAGGCCCTGGCCGATCTGAAGCGCGTCGCCCAGAAGAACAAGGTGTTCCGCAGCTACATCGGCATGGGGTACCACGGCACCCACACGCCTCCCGTGATTCTGCGCAACATGCTGGAAAACCCTGGCTGGTACACCGCCTACACGCCCTACCAGGCCGAGATCAGCCAGGGGCGCCTGGAGATGCTGCTGAACTTCCAGCAGGTCGTGATGGACCTGACCGGCATGCCCATCTCCAACGCCTCGCTGCTGGATGAAGGCACCGCCGCCGCCGAGGCCATGACCCTGGCCAAGCGTCAGGCCAAGAGCAAGGGCAACGTGTTCTTCATGGCCGACGATGTGCACCCGCAGACCGTGGACGTGGTCAAAACCCGCGCCGAGTACTTCGGCTTCGACGTCGTGACCGGCGACCCGACCGCCGAGCTGCCCGAAGGCGTCTTTGGCATGCTGGTCCAGTACCCCGGCACCTACGGCGACCTGCGCGACCTCTCCCCCATGGCCGAGAGAGTGCACGCGGCCGGTGGGGCGCTGATCGTCGCGGCCGACCTGCTGGCCTGTGCGCTGGTTACGCCGCCCGGCGAGCAGGGCGCCGACATCGTGGTGGGCAGCGCCCAGCGCCTGGGCGTCCCGATGGGCTTCGGCGGGCCGCACGCCGCGTTCCTGGCCTGTAAGGAGGCCTACCAGCGCTCCATGCCCGGCCGCGTGATCGGCGTGAGCAGGGACGTGCGCGGCAAGACTGCTCTGCGTATGGCCATGCAGACCCGTGAGCAGCACATCCGCCGCGAGAAGGCCACCAGCAATATCTGCACCGCGCAGGCGCTGCTGGCCAACATGGCCGCCGCCTACGCCGTCTATCACGGCGCCGAGGGCCTGCGTACCATCGCCAGCCGCGTGCACCGCCTGACCGGCATCCTGGCTAAAGCGCTCCAGAATGCGGGCCTGACCCCCGGTGCAACCTTCTTCGACACCCTGACCTTCGAGGGTGACTCGGTCTCTATCCGCCAGCGCGCCGAGGCTCAGGGCATCAACTTCCGTTATGAAGGCAACAGGGTCAGCGTGAGTCTGGACGAGACCGTGACACCTGCTGATCTGGTGGACGTGGCGCAGGCCATCACCGGACAGGGCGTGGATGTGCTGGCGCTGGACGCCCAGGCCGTGGACGGTGTTCCTGAGAGCCTCAGGCGCACGACTGAATTCCTGACCCACCCCGGCTTCCAGAACCACCGCAGTGAGCACGGCATGCTGCGTTACCTGAAGATGCTGGAAAACCGCGACTACAGCCTGGTGCACGGCATGATTCCGCTGGGATCGTGCACCATGAAGCTGAATTCCACCACCGAGATGATTCCGGTGACCTGGCCGGAGTTCGGCGCGCTACACCCCTTTGCCCCAGCCGACCAGACCGAGGGCTACGCCGAGCTGCTGGCAGAACTGGAAGCGTGGCTGGCTGACATCACCGGCTACGACGCCATCTCCATGCAGCCCAACAGCGGGGCGCAGGGCGAGTACGCCGGGCTGCTGGTCATCCGCAAGTACTTCGAGAGCCGCGGCGAGCACCACCGCAACGTCTGCCTGATTCCGGCCAGCGCGCACGGCACCAACCCGGCCAGCGCCGCCATGATGGGCATGCAGGTGGTGGTCGTGAAAACCGACGCGAACGGCAACATTGACTTTGACGACCTGAAAGTTCAGGCCGAGAAGCACAGCGAGAACCTCGCCGCCCTGATGATCACCTACCCCAGCACCCACGGCGTGTACGAGGACAACGTCATGGACGTGTGCGACCTGATCCACCAGCACGGCGGTCAGGTATATCTGGACGGCGCGAACATGAACGCACAGGTGGGTGTGGCCAAGCCGGGGCTGATCGGCAGTGACGTGTCGCACCTGAACCTGCACAAGACCTTCGCGATCCCGCACGGCGGCGGTGGCCCTGGCATGGGCCCAATTGGCGTCAAAGCTCACCTTGCCCCGTTCCTGCCCAACCACGTGGTGCGCGACGTCAGCGGCAGCCAGACCGGCGCCGTGAGTGCCGCGCCCTATGGCAGCGCCAGCATCCTGCCGATCAGTTACCTGTACATCAAGCTGCTGGGCGCTCATGGTCTGCGCAAGGCCACCCAGGTGGCGCTGCTGAACGCCAACTACATCGCCAGCAGGCTCGCGGGCGCCTACCCCATCCTGTACAAGGGCAAGGGCAACCGTGTAGCGCACGAGTGCATTATCGACATCCGGCCCCTGAAGCAGGCGTGTGGCGTCACCGAAGAGGACATCGCCAAGCGGCTGATGGACTACGGCTTCCACGCCCCTACCATGAGTTTCCCGGTGCCCGGCACCCTGATGATCGAGCCCACCGAATCCGAGCCCAAGGCCGAACTCGACCGCTTCGTGGACGCCATGCTGCAGATCCGCCGCGAGATCCAGGAAGTGCAGGACGGTTTGCTTAAGGCCGAGGACAGCCCCCTGAAGCACGCGCCCCACACCCAGGACGACCTGATGGCGGAGGTGTGGAACCGCGCCTACAGCCGCGAAACGGCAGCCTACCCCAGCAAGCACCAGAGGGGCTGGAAGTACTGGCCGGCCGTTAACCGCGTGGACAACGTGTACGGCGACCGCAACTTCGTGTGCTCCTGCCCGCCCGTCGAGGACTACATCGGCGCATAA
- a CDS encoding nuclear transport factor 2 family protein, whose product MTTTDSFMQALQQAEQTGNVDALVALHAPDVTLRNLTAQTWEGQDGARAFWEAYLGAFDRIRSEFTRSQENDGLGVMEWEATGQVRGGHELAYRGVSLIDIEGEQVKAFRTYYDSAAFVTPVSS is encoded by the coding sequence ATGACGACTACGGACAGCTTCATGCAGGCCCTACAGCAGGCAGAACAGACCGGAAACGTGGACGCCCTGGTCGCCCTGCATGCCCCCGACGTTACCCTACGGAATCTGACGGCTCAGACCTGGGAAGGGCAGGACGGCGCGCGGGCCTTCTGGGAGGCGTATCTGGGCGCCTTTGACCGGATTCGCAGCGAGTTCACCCGCAGTCAGGAAAATGATGGTCTGGGCGTCATGGAATGGGAAGCCACCGGTCAGGTCAGGGGCGGGCACGAGCTGGCTTACCGGGGAGTCAGCCTGATCGATATAGAAGGTGAGCAGGTCAAGGCTTTCCGTACGTATTACGACAGCGCCGCGTTCGTGACCCCAGTCAGTTCCTGA
- a CDS encoding cupin domain-containing protein → MTQSSTYKVSRSETTHGQHGEHQLIRGESSSMRLWHNEQPADTAEKQPSRNDYETLGYVISGRVELTVDGQSVMLEAGDSYRVPSGAEHVYRVLETLTAVEVTTPAANR, encoded by the coding sequence ATGACCCAGTCCAGCACCTATAAAGTCAGCCGCAGTGAGACCACTCATGGCCAGCATGGTGAGCACCAGCTGATTCGCGGTGAAAGCAGCAGCATGCGCCTGTGGCACAACGAGCAGCCTGCGGACACGGCAGAAAAACAACCCAGCCGTAATGACTATGAGACGCTGGGCTATGTCATCAGCGGCCGGGTGGAACTGACAGTGGACGGACAGTCGGTCATGCTGGAGGCCGGGGACAGCTACCGCGTTCCCTCAGGCGCCGAGCATGTCTACCGGGTGCTGGAGACCCTGACCGCGGTGGAGGTCACCACCCCGGCTGCGAACCGCTGA
- a CDS encoding type 1 glutamine amidotransferase domain-containing protein, with protein MTAPSLQGKTIAILAADGVEEIELTSPREAVEQAGAVTHLVSLQDGEIQTMKNDMEPQGRYPVDKTAEEVNVNEYDGLILPGGTVNPDKLRLSPDAMRMVRAFYDEGKPIGAICHGPWSLSETGIARGLRMTSWPSLRHELTMAGAEWVDEEVVTDKGVVTSRNPGDLPAFNAKLIEEFAEGDHNSRRK; from the coding sequence ATGACTGCTCCGTCCCTGCAAGGCAAGACCATCGCCATTCTCGCCGCCGACGGTGTCGAGGAAATCGAGTTGACCAGCCCCCGTGAAGCCGTCGAGCAGGCTGGTGCCGTGACCCACCTGGTTAGCTTGCAGGACGGCGAGATCCAGACCATGAAAAACGACATGGAGCCTCAGGGCCGCTACCCGGTGGACAAGACCGCCGAGGAGGTCAATGTCAACGAGTACGACGGCCTGATTCTGCCCGGCGGCACCGTGAATCCCGACAAACTGCGCCTCAGCCCCGACGCCATGCGGATGGTGCGCGCCTTCTATGACGAGGGCAAACCGATCGGGGCCATCTGCCACGGCCCCTGGAGCCTCAGCGAGACCGGCATTGCCCGGGGCCTGCGTATGACCAGCTGGCCCAGCCTGCGCCACGAACTGACCATGGCCGGTGCCGAGTGGGTCGACGAGGAGGTCGTGACGGACAAGGGCGTGGTCACCAGCCGCAACCCCGGAGACCTGCCGGCGTTCAATGCCAAGCTGATTGAGGAATTCGCTGAGGGTGACCACAACAGTCGGCGCAAGTAA